A genomic stretch from Physeter macrocephalus isolate SW-GA chromosome 12, ASM283717v5, whole genome shotgun sequence includes:
- the TMEM214 gene encoding transmembrane protein 214 isoform X1 produces the protein MSARIAGGGRWEVVKKGRRPGAGGSGKGGGGDRRALGEANGVWKYDLTPPIQTTSTLYERGFEKIMKRQNKEQVPPPAVEPKKPGNKKQTKKVATLTNQNQKQGRFRSLEEALKAFNHFPTSTPLLCTHNSTMRVLCPWQLDLAALQKELDKSQSVFSGNPSVWLKDLASYLNYKLQVPPSEPTLSQHTHDYPYSLVSRELRGIIRGLLAKAAGSLELFFDHCLFTMLQELDKTPGESLHGYRICIQAILQDKPKIATMNLGKFLELLRSHQSRPAKCLTIMWALGQAGFASLTEGLRVWLGIMLPVLGIRSLSPFAIAYLDRLLLMHPNLTKGFGMIGPKDLFPLLDFAYMPNNSLTPSLQEQLCQLYPRLKVLAFGAKPESTLHTYFPSFLSRATPGCPPEMKKELLSSLTECLTVDPLSTSVWRQLYPKHLSQSSLLLEHLLRSWERIPKKTQKSLQETIQSFKLTNQDLLGKGSCSNQDVITCDAACKSLLQQARGFWLPWTRLLLLVLVFAIGFVCHDFRSHSSFQASLSGRLLHSSGVLPAGQQACTKIYSYSLQGYSWLEETLPAWGSHLLTMVRPSLQLAWAHTNATVSFLSARCASHLAWFGDSLTSLSQRLQIQLPDALNQLLHSLRELLLFLHQNVLLPTWHMLLDALARVQEHCHEACRGGVTWDCVKTQLSEAAHQTWLCLQDTTVAFLDWAFAMISQQ, from the exons ATGTCGGCCAGGATAGCGGGTGGGGGGCGCTGGGAGGTGGTGAAGAAGGGGCGGCGGCCTGGGGCCGGCGGCAGTGGTAAAGGCGGCGGAGGGGACCGCCGGGCACTCGGGGAGGCGAACGGAGTGTGGAAGTACGACCTGACCC CTCCAATCCAGACGACAAGCACCCTGTATGAGCGGGGCTTTGAGAAAATCATGAAGCGGCAGAATAAGGAGCAGGTTCCACCCCCTGCTGTGGAGCCTAAGAAACCGGGGAACAAGAAGCAGACTAAGAAGGTGGCCACGCTCACCAACCAGAACCAGAAGCAGGGCCGCTTTCGCAGCCTGGAGGAGGCACTGAAAGCT TTCAACCATTTTCCCACCTCTACCCCATTACTCTGTACCCACAACTCAACCATGAGGGTCCTGTGTCCCTGGCAGCTGGACCTGGCAGCTCTGCAGAAGGAACTGGACAAGAGCCAAAGCGTGTTCTCTGGGAACCCATCTGTGTGGTTGAAGGACCTGGCCAGCTATCTCAACTACAAGCTCCAAGTACCTCCAAGTGAACCCACGTTAAGCCAGCATACTCACG ATTATCCCTACAGCCTGGTGAGCCGGGAGCTGCGTGGGATCATCCGAGGGCTACTGGCGAAGGCAGCGgggtctctggagctcttttttGACCACTGTCTATTCACCATGCTACAAGAGCTGGATAAGACGCCAG GGGAGTCACTGCACGGTTACCGCATCTGTATCCAGGCCATTCTGCAGGACAAGCCCAAGATCGCCACCATGAACCTGGGCAAG TTCCTGGAACTGCTGAGGTCCCACCAGAGCCGACCAGCAAAGTGTCTGACCATCATGTGGGCCCTGGGTCAAGCAGGTTTTGCCAGTCTCACCGAGGGACTGAGAG TGTGGCTGGGGATCATGCTGCCTGTGCTGGGCATCAGGTCTCTGTCTCCATTCGCCATTGCGTACCTGGATCGGCTGCTCCT GATGCACCCCAACCTCACCAAGGGCTTTGGCATGATTGGCCCCAAGGACTTATTCCCACTTCTGGACTTTGCCTATATGCCCAACAACTCCCTGACTCCCAG CCTGCAGGAGCAGCTGTGTCAGCTCTACCCACGACTGAAGGTGCTGGCATTTGGGGCGAAGCCGGAATCCACCCTGCATACATACTTCCCCTCCTTCCTGTCCAGAGCCACCCCAGGTTGCCCTCCGGAGATGAAGAAAGAG CTCTTGAGCAGCCTGACCGAGTGCCTGACGGTGGACCCCCTCAGCACCAGCGTCTGGAGGCAGCTGTACCCCAAGCACCTGTCACAGTccag CCTGCTGCTGGAGCACTTGCTCAGGTCCTGGGAGCGGATTCCCAAGAAG ACACAGAAGTCTTTGCAAGAAACCATTCAGTCCTTCAAGCTTACCAACCAGGATCTGCTCGGGAAGGGCAGCTGCAGCAACCAGGATGTCATCACCTGTGACGCGGCCTGCAAG AGTCTGCTGCAGCAGGCACGGGGCTTCTGGCTGCCCTGGACGCGGCTACTCCTGTTGGTGCTGGTCTTTGCCATAGGTTTCGTGTGCCATGACTTCCGGTCACACAGCTCTTTCCAGG CCTCCCTTTCTGGCCGGTTGCTTCATTCATCTGGTGTCTTGCCTGCTGGCCAACAAGCATGTACCAAGATCTACTCCTACAGCCTGCAAGGCTACAG CTGGCTGGAGGAGACATTGCCGGCCTGGGGTTCCCACTTGCTGACCATGGTGAGGCCCAGCTTGCAGCTGGCCTGGGCCCACACCAATGCCACAGTCAGCTTCCTTTCTGCCCGCTGTGCCTCCCACCTTGCCTGGTTCGGTGACAGCCTCACCAGCCTCTCCCAGAGG CTGCAGATCCAGCTCCCTGATGCCCTGAACCAGCTGCTCCATTCTCTGAGGGAGCTGCTCCTGTTTCTTCACCAGAACGTCCTGCTGCCCACGTGGCACATGTTGCTCGACGCCCTGGCCCGCGTCCAGGAGCACTGCCATGAGGCGTGCAG AGGTGGGGTGACCTGGGACTGCGTGAAGACACAGCTCAGTGAGGCTGCCCACCAGACCTGGCTCTGCCTACAGGACACCACAGTGGCCTTCTTGGACTGGGCATTTGCCATGATATCCCAGCAGTAG
- the TMEM214 gene encoding transmembrane protein 214 isoform X2, translating into MSARIAGGGRWEVVKKGRRPGAGGSGKGGGGDRRALGEANGVWKYDLTPPIQTTSTLYERGFEKIMKRQNKEQVPPPAVEPKKPGNKKQTKKVATLTNQNQKQGRFRSLEEALKALDLAALQKELDKSQSVFSGNPSVWLKDLASYLNYKLQVPPSEPTLSQHTHDYPYSLVSRELRGIIRGLLAKAAGSLELFFDHCLFTMLQELDKTPGESLHGYRICIQAILQDKPKIATMNLGKFLELLRSHQSRPAKCLTIMWALGQAGFASLTEGLRVWLGIMLPVLGIRSLSPFAIAYLDRLLLMHPNLTKGFGMIGPKDLFPLLDFAYMPNNSLTPSLQEQLCQLYPRLKVLAFGAKPESTLHTYFPSFLSRATPGCPPEMKKELLSSLTECLTVDPLSTSVWRQLYPKHLSQSSLLLEHLLRSWERIPKKTQKSLQETIQSFKLTNQDLLGKGSCSNQDVITCDAACKSLLQQARGFWLPWTRLLLLVLVFAIGFVCHDFRSHSSFQASLSGRLLHSSGVLPAGQQACTKIYSYSLQGYSWLEETLPAWGSHLLTMVRPSLQLAWAHTNATVSFLSARCASHLAWFGDSLTSLSQRLQIQLPDALNQLLHSLRELLLFLHQNVLLPTWHMLLDALARVQEHCHEACRGGVTWDCVKTQLSEAAHQTWLCLQDTTVAFLDWAFAMISQQ; encoded by the exons ATGTCGGCCAGGATAGCGGGTGGGGGGCGCTGGGAGGTGGTGAAGAAGGGGCGGCGGCCTGGGGCCGGCGGCAGTGGTAAAGGCGGCGGAGGGGACCGCCGGGCACTCGGGGAGGCGAACGGAGTGTGGAAGTACGACCTGACCC CTCCAATCCAGACGACAAGCACCCTGTATGAGCGGGGCTTTGAGAAAATCATGAAGCGGCAGAATAAGGAGCAGGTTCCACCCCCTGCTGTGGAGCCTAAGAAACCGGGGAACAAGAAGCAGACTAAGAAGGTGGCCACGCTCACCAACCAGAACCAGAAGCAGGGCCGCTTTCGCAGCCTGGAGGAGGCACTGAAAGCT CTGGACCTGGCAGCTCTGCAGAAGGAACTGGACAAGAGCCAAAGCGTGTTCTCTGGGAACCCATCTGTGTGGTTGAAGGACCTGGCCAGCTATCTCAACTACAAGCTCCAAGTACCTCCAAGTGAACCCACGTTAAGCCAGCATACTCACG ATTATCCCTACAGCCTGGTGAGCCGGGAGCTGCGTGGGATCATCCGAGGGCTACTGGCGAAGGCAGCGgggtctctggagctcttttttGACCACTGTCTATTCACCATGCTACAAGAGCTGGATAAGACGCCAG GGGAGTCACTGCACGGTTACCGCATCTGTATCCAGGCCATTCTGCAGGACAAGCCCAAGATCGCCACCATGAACCTGGGCAAG TTCCTGGAACTGCTGAGGTCCCACCAGAGCCGACCAGCAAAGTGTCTGACCATCATGTGGGCCCTGGGTCAAGCAGGTTTTGCCAGTCTCACCGAGGGACTGAGAG TGTGGCTGGGGATCATGCTGCCTGTGCTGGGCATCAGGTCTCTGTCTCCATTCGCCATTGCGTACCTGGATCGGCTGCTCCT GATGCACCCCAACCTCACCAAGGGCTTTGGCATGATTGGCCCCAAGGACTTATTCCCACTTCTGGACTTTGCCTATATGCCCAACAACTCCCTGACTCCCAG CCTGCAGGAGCAGCTGTGTCAGCTCTACCCACGACTGAAGGTGCTGGCATTTGGGGCGAAGCCGGAATCCACCCTGCATACATACTTCCCCTCCTTCCTGTCCAGAGCCACCCCAGGTTGCCCTCCGGAGATGAAGAAAGAG CTCTTGAGCAGCCTGACCGAGTGCCTGACGGTGGACCCCCTCAGCACCAGCGTCTGGAGGCAGCTGTACCCCAAGCACCTGTCACAGTccag CCTGCTGCTGGAGCACTTGCTCAGGTCCTGGGAGCGGATTCCCAAGAAG ACACAGAAGTCTTTGCAAGAAACCATTCAGTCCTTCAAGCTTACCAACCAGGATCTGCTCGGGAAGGGCAGCTGCAGCAACCAGGATGTCATCACCTGTGACGCGGCCTGCAAG AGTCTGCTGCAGCAGGCACGGGGCTTCTGGCTGCCCTGGACGCGGCTACTCCTGTTGGTGCTGGTCTTTGCCATAGGTTTCGTGTGCCATGACTTCCGGTCACACAGCTCTTTCCAGG CCTCCCTTTCTGGCCGGTTGCTTCATTCATCTGGTGTCTTGCCTGCTGGCCAACAAGCATGTACCAAGATCTACTCCTACAGCCTGCAAGGCTACAG CTGGCTGGAGGAGACATTGCCGGCCTGGGGTTCCCACTTGCTGACCATGGTGAGGCCCAGCTTGCAGCTGGCCTGGGCCCACACCAATGCCACAGTCAGCTTCCTTTCTGCCCGCTGTGCCTCCCACCTTGCCTGGTTCGGTGACAGCCTCACCAGCCTCTCCCAGAGG CTGCAGATCCAGCTCCCTGATGCCCTGAACCAGCTGCTCCATTCTCTGAGGGAGCTGCTCCTGTTTCTTCACCAGAACGTCCTGCTGCCCACGTGGCACATGTTGCTCGACGCCCTGGCCCGCGTCCAGGAGCACTGCCATGAGGCGTGCAG AGGTGGGGTGACCTGGGACTGCGTGAAGACACAGCTCAGTGAGGCTGCCCACCAGACCTGGCTCTGCCTACAGGACACCACAGTGGCCTTCTTGGACTGGGCATTTGCCATGATATCCCAGCAGTAG
- the TMEM214 gene encoding transmembrane protein 214 isoform X3 — MKRQNKEQVPPPAVEPKKPGNKKQTKKVATLTNQNQKQGRFRSLEEALKAFNHFPTSTPLLCTHNSTMRVLCPWQLDLAALQKELDKSQSVFSGNPSVWLKDLASYLNYKLQVPPSEPTLSQHTHDYPYSLVSRELRGIIRGLLAKAAGSLELFFDHCLFTMLQELDKTPGESLHGYRICIQAILQDKPKIATMNLGKFLELLRSHQSRPAKCLTIMWALGQAGFASLTEGLRVWLGIMLPVLGIRSLSPFAIAYLDRLLLMHPNLTKGFGMIGPKDLFPLLDFAYMPNNSLTPSLQEQLCQLYPRLKVLAFGAKPESTLHTYFPSFLSRATPGCPPEMKKELLSSLTECLTVDPLSTSVWRQLYPKHLSQSSLLLEHLLRSWERIPKKTQKSLQETIQSFKLTNQDLLGKGSCSNQDVITCDAACKSLLQQARGFWLPWTRLLLLVLVFAIGFVCHDFRSHSSFQASLSGRLLHSSGVLPAGQQACTKIYSYSLQGYSWLEETLPAWGSHLLTMVRPSLQLAWAHTNATVSFLSARCASHLAWFGDSLTSLSQRLQIQLPDALNQLLHSLRELLLFLHQNVLLPTWHMLLDALARVQEHCHEACRGGVTWDCVKTQLSEAAHQTWLCLQDTTVAFLDWAFAMISQQ; from the exons ATGAAGCGGCAGAATAAGGAGCAGGTTCCACCCCCTGCTGTGGAGCCTAAGAAACCGGGGAACAAGAAGCAGACTAAGAAGGTGGCCACGCTCACCAACCAGAACCAGAAGCAGGGCCGCTTTCGCAGCCTGGAGGAGGCACTGAAAGCT TTCAACCATTTTCCCACCTCTACCCCATTACTCTGTACCCACAACTCAACCATGAGGGTCCTGTGTCCCTGGCAGCTGGACCTGGCAGCTCTGCAGAAGGAACTGGACAAGAGCCAAAGCGTGTTCTCTGGGAACCCATCTGTGTGGTTGAAGGACCTGGCCAGCTATCTCAACTACAAGCTCCAAGTACCTCCAAGTGAACCCACGTTAAGCCAGCATACTCACG ATTATCCCTACAGCCTGGTGAGCCGGGAGCTGCGTGGGATCATCCGAGGGCTACTGGCGAAGGCAGCGgggtctctggagctcttttttGACCACTGTCTATTCACCATGCTACAAGAGCTGGATAAGACGCCAG GGGAGTCACTGCACGGTTACCGCATCTGTATCCAGGCCATTCTGCAGGACAAGCCCAAGATCGCCACCATGAACCTGGGCAAG TTCCTGGAACTGCTGAGGTCCCACCAGAGCCGACCAGCAAAGTGTCTGACCATCATGTGGGCCCTGGGTCAAGCAGGTTTTGCCAGTCTCACCGAGGGACTGAGAG TGTGGCTGGGGATCATGCTGCCTGTGCTGGGCATCAGGTCTCTGTCTCCATTCGCCATTGCGTACCTGGATCGGCTGCTCCT GATGCACCCCAACCTCACCAAGGGCTTTGGCATGATTGGCCCCAAGGACTTATTCCCACTTCTGGACTTTGCCTATATGCCCAACAACTCCCTGACTCCCAG CCTGCAGGAGCAGCTGTGTCAGCTCTACCCACGACTGAAGGTGCTGGCATTTGGGGCGAAGCCGGAATCCACCCTGCATACATACTTCCCCTCCTTCCTGTCCAGAGCCACCCCAGGTTGCCCTCCGGAGATGAAGAAAGAG CTCTTGAGCAGCCTGACCGAGTGCCTGACGGTGGACCCCCTCAGCACCAGCGTCTGGAGGCAGCTGTACCCCAAGCACCTGTCACAGTccag CCTGCTGCTGGAGCACTTGCTCAGGTCCTGGGAGCGGATTCCCAAGAAG ACACAGAAGTCTTTGCAAGAAACCATTCAGTCCTTCAAGCTTACCAACCAGGATCTGCTCGGGAAGGGCAGCTGCAGCAACCAGGATGTCATCACCTGTGACGCGGCCTGCAAG AGTCTGCTGCAGCAGGCACGGGGCTTCTGGCTGCCCTGGACGCGGCTACTCCTGTTGGTGCTGGTCTTTGCCATAGGTTTCGTGTGCCATGACTTCCGGTCACACAGCTCTTTCCAGG CCTCCCTTTCTGGCCGGTTGCTTCATTCATCTGGTGTCTTGCCTGCTGGCCAACAAGCATGTACCAAGATCTACTCCTACAGCCTGCAAGGCTACAG CTGGCTGGAGGAGACATTGCCGGCCTGGGGTTCCCACTTGCTGACCATGGTGAGGCCCAGCTTGCAGCTGGCCTGGGCCCACACCAATGCCACAGTCAGCTTCCTTTCTGCCCGCTGTGCCTCCCACCTTGCCTGGTTCGGTGACAGCCTCACCAGCCTCTCCCAGAGG CTGCAGATCCAGCTCCCTGATGCCCTGAACCAGCTGCTCCATTCTCTGAGGGAGCTGCTCCTGTTTCTTCACCAGAACGTCCTGCTGCCCACGTGGCACATGTTGCTCGACGCCCTGGCCCGCGTCCAGGAGCACTGCCATGAGGCGTGCAG AGGTGGGGTGACCTGGGACTGCGTGAAGACACAGCTCAGTGAGGCTGCCCACCAGACCTGGCTCTGCCTACAGGACACCACAGTGGCCTTCTTGGACTGGGCATTTGCCATGATATCCCAGCAGTAG